The region TCAAAAGAGCTTCAACCTTATCGGTTTTTTCCCAAGTGAAGTCAACATCTGTACGACCAAAATGTCCATATGCAGCTGTTTTTTGATAAACTGGTTTTCTCAAATCAAGCATATCAATAATACCTGCGGGACGTAAATCAAAGTTTTTACGGATTGCTTTAATTATATCATTTTTAGCAATTTTTTCAGTTCCAAATGTTTCAACTGAAATAGAAACTGGCTGTGCCACACCAATTGCATAAGCTAATTGGACTTCACATTTATCAGCAAGTTTTGCTGCAACAACATTTTTAGCAATATAGCGAGCTGCATAACTAGCAGAACGATCTACCTTTGTAGCATCCTTACCAGAAAATGCTCCCCCACCATGACGAGCATAACCGCCATAAGTATCCACGATGATCTTACGACCTGTTAGTCCTGAATCACCTTGTGGGCCTCCAATCACAAAACGACCTGTTGGATTGATATAATATTTAGTATTCCCATCTAGTAAATCAGCTGGAATTACATCAAAAATAACTTTTTCCTTCACATCTTTTTGAATTTGTTCTAATGTTACCTCTTCATCATGCTGTGTACTGATTACAACGGCATCTACTCTAAGTGGCTGTCCTTGCTCATCATATTCAACAGTTACTTGAGACTTAGAATCTGGACGTAAATAAGGTAAAACATCTTCTTTTCTTAACTCAGATAACTTGTGAGTTAATTTATGGCTTAAAGAAATTGGTAATGGCATTAATTCTGGTGTTTCATTACAAGCGTAACCAAACATTAAGCCCTGATCACCTGCTCCAATATCTTCCTTAGATTCTGATGCTTCACGAGCTTCTAAAGACTCATCTACTCCTTGAGCAATGTCTGGTGACTGTTCATCCAATGCTACCATTACAGCACATGTATCACCATCAAAGCCGTACTTAGCACGCGTATAACCAATACCTTTGATTGTATCGCGTACAACTTTTTGAATGTCAACATAGGCTGAAGTTGTCACCTCTCCAAAAACTAAAACAAGACCTGTCGTAACTGACGTCTCACACGCCACACGAGCCATTGGGTCTTTAGCTAACAATGCATCCAAAATAGCGTCACTAATCTGATCTGCTACCTTATCTGGATGTCCTTCTGATACTGATTCTGATGTAAATAAATGTTTTTCACTCATCTTTCATTCCCCCTTCATATTATCGGTTACAAGGCATTTTTAAATAACAGTACTATTTAAATCCTATCGGGAATCTTGCAACATTCCTAGTATAACAAATTTTAAAGAAAAACTCACTATTAATATTTAAAAGCTAGTTTATTGTTGGTTAATAAAAAAAGATAAAAAAAAAGAGCATTTCTGCTCTTATATGATGACCCGTACGGGAATCGAACCCGTGATACCGCCGTGAAAGGGCGGTGTCTTAACCGCTTGACCAACGGGCCATTGTTAAAATATTAAAACGGAGAAGGAGGGATTTGAACCCTCGCGCCGCGTTAACGACCTACACCCTTAGCAGGGGCGCCTCTTCAGCCACTTGAGTACTTCCCCAAATTCAAAACTTATGGGCCTAAATGGACTCGAACCATCGACCTCACGCTTATCAGGCGTGCGCTCTAACCAGCTGAGCTATAGGCCCATTCGAAAATGGTTTGTTTTTTTCAAAACAAAGCGGGTGACGAGAATCGAACTCGCGACAACAGCTTGGAAGGCTGTGGTTTTACCACTAAACTACACCCGCAAAAATCAATATTACGTACGGTCTGGACGGGACTCGAACCCGCGACCTCCTGCGTGACAGGCAGGCATTCTAACCAGCTGAACTACCAAACCAATAACTCTTTTACTTTAATACTTATTAAAGCAATTGCGGGAGCAGGACTTGAACCTGCGACCTTCGGGTTATGAGCCCGACGAGCTGCCAACTGCTCCATCCCGCGATATTTTTAAAAGGAGGATAAGGGATTCGAACCCTTGCACGCTTTTACACGCCTGACGGTTTTCAAGACCGTTCCCTTAAGCCAAACTTGGGTAATCCTCCATCTTATAAATGACCCGTACGGGAATCGAACCCGTGATACCGCCGTGAAAGGGCGGTGTCTTAACCGCTTGACCAACGGGCCATCGTTTATAACAACTATTTAGTTATAATGGGCCTAAATGGACTCGAACCATCGACCTCACGCTTATCAGGCGTGCGCTCTAACCAGCTGAGCTATAGGCCCTAATTTAAAAAAAGAGCGGGTGACGAGAATCGAACTCGCGACAACAGCTTGGAAGGCTGTGGTTTTACCACTAAACTACACCCGCTAAAATGGCTTGAAACAGAATCGAACTGCTGACACCTTGAGCTTCAATCAAGTGCTCTACCAACTGAGCTACCAAGCCATGATAACTTTTTGAAACGGTCTGGACGGGACTCGAACCCGCGACCTCCTGCGTGACAGGCAGGCATTCTAACCAACTGAACTACCAAACCAATAACTCTTTTACTTTAATACTTATTAAAGCAATTGCGGGAGCAGGACTTGAACCTGCGACCTTCGGGTTATGAGCCCGACGAGCTGCCAACTGCTCCATCCCGCGATATTTTTAAAAGGAGGATAAGGGATTCGAACCCTTGCACGCTTTTACACGCCTGACGGTTTTCAAGACCGTTCCCTTAAGCCAAACTTGGGTAATCCTCCATGTAATAAAATGGACCTTGTAGGACTCGAACCTACGACCGAACGGTTATGAGCCGTTTGCTCTAACCAACTGAGCTAAAGGTCCAAGCTCTGTTTTACAATAATCGCGGCAGAGGGGATCGAACCCCCGACCTCCCGGGTATGAACCGGACGCTCTAGCCAGCTGAGCTACGCCGCGTAAAAATAAATCGGGAAGACAGGATTCGAACCTGCGACCCCTTGGTCCCAAACCAAGTGCTCTACCAAGCTGAGCTACTTCCCGTATTTAATGCACCCAAGAGGAGTCGAACCTCTAACCGCCTGATTCGTAGTCAGGTACTCTATCCAATTGAGCTATGGGTGCAAATAATATTTGAAAAATGCCGAGGACCGGAATCGAACCGGTACGGTGATTACTCACCGCAGGATTTTAAGTCCTGTGCGTCTGCCAGTTCCGCCACCCCGGCGTATTACAACTGGTCTTATAATACCTTTGTTATTAAGATAACAAAAGCGGAAGACGGGGTTCGAACCCGCGACCCCCACCTTGGCAAGGTGATGTTCTACCACTGAACTACTTCCGCGTAATGGTGCCGGCTAAAGGAGTTGAACCCTCGACCCTCTGATTACAAATCAGATGCTCTACCAACTGAGCTAAGCCGGCTAATAAATGCGGGTGAAGGGACTTGAACCCCCACGCCGTTAGGCGCTAGATCCTAAATCTAGTGCGTCTGCCAATTCCGCCACACCCGCATATAAATGATGACCCGTACTGGGCTCGAACCAGTGACCCTCTGATTAAAAGTCAGATGCTCTACCAACTGAGCTAACGAGTCATATGGAGGTTAACGGGATCGAACCGCTGACCCTCTGCTTGTAAGGCAGATGCTCTCCCAGCTGAGCTAAACCTCCATGGGATATTAATAATATCTAAGCGTGGCGACGTCCTACTCTCACAGGGGGAAACCCCCAACTACCATCGGCGCTAAGAAGCTTAACTTCTGTGTTCGGCATGGGAACAGGTGTATCCTTCTTGCCATCATCACCACACTCTTAGATATCTATTAAATTGAGTAATTGCTCACTCAAAACTGGATGTTAAAGTTTAATCAAAACATTCCTTGATCCTACGTTTAAATTCTTGGTTAAGTCCTCGACCGATTAGTACTAGTCCGCTCCATACATCACTGTACTTCCACTCCTAGCCTATCTACCTGATCGTCTCTCAGGGGTCTTACTTTCCGAAGAAATGGGAAATCTCATCTTGAGGGGGGCTTCACGCTTAGATGCTTTCAGCGTTTATCCCGTCCACACGTAGCTACCCAGCAATGCCCTTGGCAGAACAACTGGTACACCAGCGGTGTGTCCATCCCGGTCCTCTCGTACTAAGGACAGCTCCTCTCAAATTTCCTACGCCCGCGACGGATAGGGACCGAACTGTCTCACGACGTTCTGAACCCAGCTCGCGTGCCGCTTTAATGGGCGAACAGCCCAACCCTTGGGACCGACTACAGCCCCAGGATGCGACGAGCCGACATCGAGGTGCCAAACCTCCCCGTCGATGTGGACTCTTGGGGGAGATAAGCCTGTTATCCCCAGGGTAGCTTTTATCCGTTGAGCGATGGCCCTTCCATGCGGAACCACCGGATCACTAAGTCCGTCTTTCGACCCTGCTCGACTTGTAGGTCTCGCAGTCAAGCTCCCTTATGCCTTTGCACTCTGCGAATGATTTCCAACCATTCTGAGGGAACCTTTGAGCGCCTCCGTTACTCTTTAGGAGGCGACCGCCCCAGTCAAACTGCCCATCTGACACTGTCTCCCGCCACGATAAGTGGCGCGGGTTAGAATGGTCATAACACAAGGGTAGTATCCCACCAACGCCTCCTTCGATACTAGCGTACCGAGCTCTACGGCTCCTACCTATCCTGTACATGTGTCACAAACATTCAATATCAAACTACAGTAAAGCTCCATGGGGTCTTTCCGTCCTGTCGCGGGTAACCTGCATCTTCACAGGTACTAAAATTTCACCGAGTCTCTCGTTGAGACAGTGCCCAAATCGTTACGCCTTTCGTGCGGGTCGGAACTTACCCGACAAGGAATTTCGCTACCTTAGGACCGTTATAGTTACGGCCGCCGTTTACTGGGGCTTCAATTCTGAGCTTCGCATAAAGCTAACCCATCCTCTTAACCTTCCAGCACCGGGCAGGCGTCAGCCCCTATACGTCATCTTTCGATTTTGCAGAGACCTGTGTTTTTGATAAACAGTCGCTTGGGCCTATTCACTGCGGCTGGTCCGGAGACCAGCACCCCTTCTCCCGAAGTTACGGGGTCATTTTGCCGAGTTCCTTA is a window of Vagococcus intermedius DNA encoding:
- the metK gene encoding methionine adenosyltransferase gives rise to the protein MSEKHLFTSESVSEGHPDKVADQISDAILDALLAKDPMARVACETSVTTGLVLVFGEVTTSAYVDIQKVVRDTIKGIGYTRAKYGFDGDTCAVMVALDEQSPDIAQGVDESLEAREASESKEDIGAGDQGLMFGYACNETPELMPLPISLSHKLTHKLSELRKEDVLPYLRPDSKSQVTVEYDEQGQPLRVDAVVISTQHDEEVTLEQIQKDVKEKVIFDVIPADLLDGNTKYYINPTGRFVIGGPQGDSGLTGRKIIVDTYGGYARHGGGAFSGKDATKVDRSASYAARYIAKNVVAAKLADKCEVQLAYAIGVAQPVSISVETFGTEKIAKNDIIKAIRKNFDLRPAGIIDMLDLRKPVYQKTAAYGHFGRTDVDFTWEKTDKVEALLNSLAE